A stretch of the Orcinus orca chromosome 1, mOrcOrc1.1, whole genome shotgun sequence genome encodes the following:
- the LOC125964005 gene encoding low affinity immunoglobulin gamma Fc region receptor III-A-like isoform X1 — MHNMWQLLPPTALLFLVSAGTQAADLPKAVVLLDPQWDRVLKDDHVTLKCQGDYPLGDNSTQWWHNGTLIPNQASSYFITAAKVEDSGDYKCQTGLSTLSDPVQLKVYMGWLLLQASRSVVQVGEPIQLKCHSWKKTTVQKVQFFQNGRGKQFSYQNSDFYIPEAKLEHSGSYFCRGIIGSKNESSEAVNITVQGQEKPPTSSSFFPPWHQITFFLVMGLLFAVDTGLYFSVKRALRNSKEDWKNGKVTWTQGPQGK; from the exons ATGCACAACATGTGGCAGCTGCTACCACCAACGGCTCTGCTGTTTCTAG TTTCAGCTGGCACGCAAGCTG CAGACCTCCCAAAGGCTGTGGTGCTCCTAGACCCTCAATGGGACCGGGTGCTCAAGGATGACCACGTGACTCTAAAGTGCCAGGGGGACTACCCTCTTGGAGACAATTCCACACAGTGGTGGCACAATGGGACTCTCATCCCAAACCAGGCCTCCAGCTACTTCATCACAGCGGCCAAAGTTGAGGATAGTGGAGACTACAAGTGTCAGACAGGCCTCTCCACACTCAGCGACCCGGTGCAGCTAAAAGTCTACATGG GCTGGCTGTTGCTCCAGGCCTCTCGGTCGGTGGTCCAGGTGGGGGAGCCCATTCAGCTGAAGTGTCACAGTTGGAAGAAAACTACTGTACAAAAGGTTCAATTTTTCCAGAATGGCCGAGGCAAGCAGTTTTCTTATCAGAATTCTGACTTCTACATTCCAGAAGCAAAACTTGAACACAGTGGCTCCTACTTCTGCAGGGGGATTATCGGGAGTAAAAACGAGTCTTCAGAGGCTGTGAACATCACTGTTCAAG GTCAAGAAAAGCCACCCACCAGCTCATCATTCTTTCCACCTTGGCACCAAATCACTTTCTTCCTGGTGATGGGACTCCTGTTTGCAGTGGACACGGGACTGTATTTTTCTGTGAAGAGAGCCCTTCGAAACTCAAAGGAGGACTGGAAGAATGGCAAAGTCACATGGACTCAGGGCCCTCAGGGCAAATGA
- the LOC125964005 gene encoding low affinity immunoglobulin gamma Fc region receptor III-A-like isoform X2 codes for MHNMWQLLPPTALLFLVSAGTQADLPKAVVLLDPQWDRVLKDDHVTLKCQGDYPLGDNSTQWWHNGTLIPNQASSYFITAAKVEDSGDYKCQTGLSTLSDPVQLKVYMGWLLLQASRSVVQVGEPIQLKCHSWKKTTVQKVQFFQNGRGKQFSYQNSDFYIPEAKLEHSGSYFCRGIIGSKNESSEAVNITVQGQEKPPTSSSFFPPWHQITFFLVMGLLFAVDTGLYFSVKRALRNSKEDWKNGKVTWTQGPQGK; via the exons ATGCACAACATGTGGCAGCTGCTACCACCAACGGCTCTGCTGTTTCTAG TTTCAGCTGGCACGCAAGCTG ACCTCCCAAAGGCTGTGGTGCTCCTAGACCCTCAATGGGACCGGGTGCTCAAGGATGACCACGTGACTCTAAAGTGCCAGGGGGACTACCCTCTTGGAGACAATTCCACACAGTGGTGGCACAATGGGACTCTCATCCCAAACCAGGCCTCCAGCTACTTCATCACAGCGGCCAAAGTTGAGGATAGTGGAGACTACAAGTGTCAGACAGGCCTCTCCACACTCAGCGACCCGGTGCAGCTAAAAGTCTACATGG GCTGGCTGTTGCTCCAGGCCTCTCGGTCGGTGGTCCAGGTGGGGGAGCCCATTCAGCTGAAGTGTCACAGTTGGAAGAAAACTACTGTACAAAAGGTTCAATTTTTCCAGAATGGCCGAGGCAAGCAGTTTTCTTATCAGAATTCTGACTTCTACATTCCAGAAGCAAAACTTGAACACAGTGGCTCCTACTTCTGCAGGGGGATTATCGGGAGTAAAAACGAGTCTTCAGAGGCTGTGAACATCACTGTTCAAG GTCAAGAAAAGCCACCCACCAGCTCATCATTCTTTCCACCTTGGCACCAAATCACTTTCTTCCTGGTGATGGGACTCCTGTTTGCAGTGGACACGGGACTGTATTTTTCTGTGAAGAGAGCCCTTCGAAACTCAAAGGAGGACTGGAAGAATGGCAAAGTCACATGGACTCAGGGCCCTCAGGGCAAATGA